Proteins encoded together in one Sphingomonas radiodurans window:
- a CDS encoding DUF3320 domain-containing protein: MDEASQIQPVDALGALARAKQVVVVGDPKQLPLTAFFSKMTGGGTDDDDDARTRVADIESILGLFTARGLPMRMLRWHYRSKHQSLIAVSNRQFYENKLFIVPSPYTAEAGMGLRFHRIAQGVFDAGATRTNTVEAKIVAQAIVAHAREHPELSLGVAAFSAAQRRAILDQLELLRRSLPRKVEGFFQTHPSESFFVKNLENLQGDERDVIFISVGYGPTVPGGKVPMRFGLLGTDGGERRLNVLISRAKQRCEVFASISDEDIDPNFASTRKGVLALKLSLHFARTGRMTMAESTGRDHDSVFEEQIAKALQEKAYQVHRQVGLAGFFIDLAVSDADRPGRYLLGIECDGASYHDARSARERDRLRQSVLESRGWTIQRVWSTDWFQRPNEQIDLVVARIEAAKAEHDAEAAGAAARRTVGVEIVTVEREGFTEVGLAAADAPVASTIYEEAVLERPRHLMGELHETPRGALSALAEEVVRIEGPVRIFEVVNRIRDAWGLKRAGGRIQEAVEKAVEVSVREGRMTQEGNFLSISVKTAKVRDRSNVRSPSLRKSDSLPPAELAIEILRVVLENYGATDDQVVQAAARAVGFKSTSGQLRDLLLGIIAEAVSGDRLARRNGMLVTGSAAPTITKAEQRPSPLAALIVEGESERLEFKETLRWDVALAETNRKLEDVVIKTLAGLATRSGRILLIGVADDGTVPGLSKDYASIGGGRDKLELHLTNLLAKHFGSAFRASKIRISFPQQDSVEVCRVDIESANLAVFVSLSDCNGATTERFFVRSGNSTQDFGPSETHAYVRERFPS, encoded by the coding sequence ATGCGGATGCTGCGCTGGCACTACCGCAGCAAACACCAGTCGCTGATCGCCGTCAGCAATCGCCAGTTCTACGAGAACAAGCTGTTCATCGTTCCCAGCCCGTACACCGCCGAGGCCGGGATGGGCCTGCGCTTCCATCGGATCGCGCAGGGCGTGTTCGATGCGGGCGCCACAAGGACGAACACGGTCGAGGCGAAGATCGTCGCGCAGGCGATTGTCGCGCACGCCCGCGAGCATCCCGAACTTTCCCTCGGCGTAGCTGCTTTCTCCGCCGCGCAGCGCCGGGCGATCCTGGATCAACTGGAGTTGCTTCGCCGTAGCCTGCCTCGGAAGGTAGAAGGCTTCTTCCAGACCCATCCGTCGGAGTCGTTCTTCGTCAAGAACCTTGAGAACCTGCAGGGGGACGAGCGCGACGTCATCTTCATCTCGGTCGGCTACGGACCAACCGTTCCCGGGGGGAAGGTGCCGATGCGTTTCGGTCTACTTGGGACCGACGGTGGCGAGCGCCGCCTAAACGTGCTGATCAGCCGCGCAAAGCAGCGCTGCGAGGTGTTCGCCTCCATCTCGGACGAGGATATTGACCCGAACTTCGCCTCGACGCGCAAGGGCGTGCTGGCGTTAAAGCTCTCCCTGCATTTCGCCCGCACTGGGCGGATGACGATGGCCGAAAGCACTGGACGCGACCATGACAGTGTCTTCGAGGAGCAAATCGCGAAGGCGCTTCAGGAAAAGGCTTACCAGGTACACCGGCAAGTCGGCCTTGCCGGGTTCTTCATCGATCTTGCAGTCTCCGACGCCGACCGGCCGGGGCGCTATCTGCTAGGGATCGAATGCGACGGCGCGTCGTATCACGACGCCCGTTCGGCCAGGGAGCGGGATCGTCTGCGCCAATCTGTCCTAGAGAGCCGCGGCTGGACGATCCAACGTGTCTGGAGCACCGACTGGTTCCAGCGGCCCAATGAGCAGATCGACCTTGTCGTGGCGCGGATCGAGGCGGCCAAGGCCGAGCACGACGCCGAGGCGGCGGGAGCCGCAGCTCGGCGTACCGTTGGCGTCGAGATCGTCACCGTGGAGCGGGAGGGCTTCACCGAAGTCGGTTTGGCCGCAGCAGACGCACCGGTGGCCTCGACGATTTACGAAGAGGCAGTGCTTGAACGTCCTCGTCATCTCATGGGCGAACTCCACGAGACGCCGCGTGGCGCTCTCTCGGCGTTGGCTGAGGAGGTCGTCAGGATCGAAGGGCCTGTCCGCATCTTCGAAGTCGTCAACCGCATTCGGGACGCATGGGGCTTGAAGCGTGCAGGCGGTCGGATCCAGGAAGCAGTCGAAAAGGCTGTTGAGGTGTCGGTCCGAGAAGGGCGCATGACTCAGGAGGGTAACTTCCTGAGCATTTCAGTGAAGACAGCGAAGGTCCGCGACCGCAGCAACGTCCGTTCGCCTTCCCTCCGGAAGTCCGACAGCTTGCCGCCGGCGGAGCTCGCGATAGAAATTCTTCGCGTCGTCCTCGAGAACTATGGCGCCACTGACGATCAGGTCGTCCAGGCGGCGGCGCGCGCCGTCGGCTTCAAGTCGACAAGCGGACAGCTTCGCGACTTGCTGTTGGGGATCATCGCCGAGGCGGTGAGCGGCGATAGGCTCGCGCGGCGGAATGGAATGCTGGTCACGGGATCGGCTGCGCCAACGATCACGAAGGCCGAACAGCGACCAAGTCCGCTTGCGGCGTTGATCGTCGAAGGTGAGAGCGAGCGGCTCGAGTTCAAGGAGACACTCCGCTGGGACGTCGCGCTCGCCGAAACCAACAGGAAGTTGGAGGACGTGGTCATCAAGACGCTGGCCGGCCTCGCAACCCGTTCCGGGAGGATACTGCTGATCGGCGTGGCGGACGATGGGACGGTGCCCGGGCTTTCCAAGGACTACGCCAGCATCGGAGGCGGCCGTGACAAGCTGGAACTACACCTCACGAACCTGCTCGCCAAGCACTTCGGCTCGGCATTCCGGGCGTCGAAGATCAGGATATCATTTCCTCAACAGGACAGCGTCGAAGTCTGCCGGGTAGACATAGAGTCGGCAAACTTAGCGGTGTTCGTATCGCTCTCTGATTGCAATGGAGCGACCACCGAACGGTTCTTCGTTCGCTCGGGAAATTCGACCCAAGACTTCGGTCCGAGTGAAACCCATGCTTATGTCAGGGAAAGATTTCCATCCTAG
- a CDS encoding putative bifunctional diguanylate cyclase/phosphodiesterase, with product MPPHASLVSHVQRDRAALVVGVVAAAFATVQTAGQAGVIERWRQALASGGWHLDELLLLFLVPLLALLTISGRAVGQLRRDIAGRDRESARTRDLALRDPLTGLFNRRGLDDALATQCSGNRLVFVADLDTFKAFNDTHGHAVGDVLLQRLADRLRSMQTAFGGVAARLGGDEFVFVAPPIPDEQVIRERLSAPLFLECIGAVDVSVGAARCDDIDSVEQALESADLAMYKAKRDRALTRASLDHPAERAFERDPAHDPLVAATYAVVAIGVEQFRSVKHALGYGHAGKLARAMRERVQAHFPNLAVERLSSDVLGVLVPVEAVEETIAALQMLSGSYLLEGVAVESGMAFGHAVPRGDAGLRDTVEQAQFALDEARRLGRVSVNFDYNAQLRQRDNVELMNDLQNAITMNALQLYYQPKVDARTNLIDSFEALVRWPCVKRGMISPADFIPVAEESGDIRALTLWVLERACADRVILDKLKIMQPLYINISARLVSDDAFTKRLIAALLSTNGRIGIEVTETAVLENPACALDNLSLIATAGVPIAIDDYGAGLSSLTYLKQMPANELKIDMSFIRDLADSHRGPLIVRSTIDLAHSLGLRVTAEGVDKPEIMALLKVMGCDIIQGHQIARPMTLEALLGFVDTYVPEDLAAAPMAARLLGYAES from the coding sequence ATGCCGCCGCACGCTTCCCTCGTCTCGCATGTCCAACGTGACCGTGCTGCGCTGGTCGTGGGCGTAGTCGCGGCCGCGTTCGCCACGGTGCAGACTGCAGGGCAAGCAGGTGTAATTGAGCGGTGGCGACAGGCGCTGGCATCGGGCGGGTGGCACCTCGACGAACTGCTGCTCCTGTTCCTGGTACCATTATTGGCTTTGTTAACGATCAGCGGGCGCGCAGTCGGTCAGCTTCGCCGAGACATTGCCGGCCGCGACCGCGAAAGCGCGCGCACGCGTGATCTGGCGCTGCGTGATCCGCTCACCGGGCTCTTCAACCGCCGCGGGCTCGATGATGCACTGGCAACACAATGCAGCGGAAACCGGCTGGTCTTCGTCGCTGATCTCGATACGTTCAAGGCGTTCAACGACACCCATGGGCATGCGGTCGGCGACGTACTGCTTCAACGCCTGGCCGACCGCTTGCGCTCGATGCAAACTGCGTTCGGTGGAGTCGCAGCGCGTCTGGGCGGCGACGAATTTGTGTTCGTCGCCCCGCCAATCCCCGACGAGCAAGTAATCCGCGAGCGCTTGTCCGCACCGCTCTTCCTCGAATGCATCGGCGCGGTCGACGTGTCGGTTGGCGCTGCCCGCTGCGATGATATCGACAGCGTCGAACAGGCGCTCGAATCCGCCGATCTCGCCATGTACAAAGCCAAGCGCGATCGCGCCCTGACGCGCGCCTCGCTTGATCATCCCGCCGAGCGCGCTTTCGAGCGCGACCCCGCTCACGATCCCCTCGTCGCCGCGACGTACGCAGTCGTCGCGATCGGTGTAGAGCAGTTCCGCAGTGTGAAGCATGCGCTCGGCTATGGACACGCCGGCAAGCTGGCGCGCGCAATGCGGGAACGCGTTCAAGCGCATTTTCCCAACCTGGCAGTCGAGCGGCTAAGCTCCGACGTCCTCGGCGTCCTAGTCCCGGTCGAGGCAGTCGAGGAAACGATCGCAGCGCTCCAGATGCTCTCCGGCAGCTATCTCCTTGAAGGCGTCGCCGTCGAAAGCGGAATGGCATTCGGCCATGCGGTGCCCAGAGGCGACGCCGGCCTGCGCGACACGGTCGAGCAAGCACAATTTGCGCTTGATGAAGCGCGCCGCCTGGGTCGCGTAAGCGTCAATTTTGACTATAACGCGCAGCTGCGACAGCGGGACAATGTCGAGCTAATGAACGATCTGCAGAATGCGATCACTATGAACGCGCTGCAACTTTACTATCAACCAAAGGTTGATGCCCGAACGAACTTGATCGATAGCTTCGAAGCACTGGTCCGATGGCCCTGTGTTAAACGCGGGATGATCTCACCGGCAGACTTCATTCCGGTAGCTGAAGAAAGCGGCGACATACGAGCACTGACGCTTTGGGTCCTTGAGCGCGCGTGTGCTGATCGGGTAATACTCGACAAACTCAAGATCATGCAACCTCTATACATTAACATCTCGGCGCGGCTGGTAAGTGATGATGCCTTCACGAAACGGCTTATCGCCGCCTTGCTTTCAACCAACGGTCGGATCGGCATCGAAGTGACGGAAACTGCAGTTCTTGAGAACCCTGCCTGTGCGCTTGATAATCTTTCACTCATTGCGACCGCCGGCGTTCCAATCGCAATTGACGATTATGGCGCGGGGCTCTCCTCGCTTACCTACCTTAAACAGATGCCTGCAAACGAACTCAAGATTGACATGAGCTTCATCAGGGACTTGGCGGACAGCCACCGCGGTCCGCTTATTGTCCGCTCTACAATTGATCTCGCGCATAGTCTTGGATTGCGGGTGACGGCGGAAGGAGTCGACAAACCTGAGATTATGGCGCTGCTGAAGGTTATGGGTTGCGACATCATCCAAGGCCACCAGATCGCCCGTCCGATGACCCTAGAGGCTCTTCTCGGCTTTGTTGACACATACGTACCTGAGGATCTCGCCGCCGCGCCGATGGCTGCCCGCCTGCTCGGTTATGCAGAGAGTTGA